TCAGAAGAGCTAATGCAGTTAAAAGTCCTGACATGAATAAAGCACCTCCCTCTTCAAAAAGAAAACTATTATAAGTATATGAGGGCAGATGCTTTATTGTGCCTGTACGGGTATGATTTTGTTTTCTATTTAATCCCTCTTAGTCATGATGATCAACGAAATTAATCACACCAACATTGTTCATACAACTACTTTAAGCCATTTTGTTCTAAAAAATGATTTATTTTATCTATCAATGGCTGATCGATTTCACCGGATGGCAGTCGTGCTCCTGTACGGTAATTTAAGACAAGCTGATGAACAGCCTCTTTCACCCCAATAAAAAAAGGATCGCTATATTGGTAAATTGGCATCAATCGAATCAGCTTTTGATGCCATTGAATAGCCTCTGCAAAAGCCCCACGTTTAAAACTTTCATATAATTGAACGGATATGTGCGGAGCAAAGTTGGCCGTTCCGTTAATTGCACCTACTGCACCGATTTGTAATGCTGGAAGGAGATGCTCATCAAAAGCGGCAAAAACCGCAAAATCAGGTCGTACCTGGTGAATAGATAAAATAAGTTCTCTTATATGCCCTATATTGTCTATTGTATCCTTAATACCAACTATATTATCTCGACTGATAGCCAATCTAGTAACCAGCTCACTGGATAAGGATTTCCCTGTTAATAAAGGAATATTATACAATAAGATTGAGATGGAAGTATGATCAGCAATTGTCGTATAATAACGATACAAATTGTCATCTGTAAATTGCCAATAATACGGATTGACAATCAAAACTCCGCTTGCTCCTATTGATTCTGCATGTTGTGATAAATCAATCGTATCTTTTATTGAAGTACTCCCCGTGCCGATTATAACCGGAATTCTTCCATTAACATAGGCGGTCATTTCTTTGGCAAACAACTTACGTTCCTCTATAGTCAACGATGGGAATTCACCTGAACTTCCATTAAATAAAATCCCATGTATTCCCTGACCGATTAACCAATCTACCAATGTCTGATTCGCTTTCCAATCAATTTCACCCTGTTGGTCAAACAGTGTGATCATCGGCGGAATAATGCCATGGAACAATATAGATTCTCTCTTCATAAAACATCCTCCTCCATTCGCTCATTATAAGTCGTTGAGATATCCATTACCTTCTGCTTCATATTTCGAATTTATTCTTTTCTTGGCAAATAAGTCACTTAGCAAGAGTCAAATATATTTTATAATTTTAGCCATTTTCTTTCCATTGGTTTTTAAAAGGCTAATCAATCCGCACCGCTTTTTCCGATTCTTTAGGCAGAATGATTTGCCTAGCCTGATTTATATCTGAAAACCGCATGAAATAAACAATCTCATCATATCGACGAAAGATTTCCTGCTCAAAATTCATGGTCAGCTTCATCTGATCTAATTCCAACGGTTGTTTTTTCAGGCGGATCTCCATATCCGCACTTTTTATTTTTTCAAATCGCATTCCATGAGCCTCATCCCGAAAGGGGTTCAGCTGTAGGACATATGTAATAAACGAGCCATTATTGTCCTTTGAGATGATTTTATCTATGTCTTTCAACCTACGCTGCCAAAATGAAAAGGGATCTCTGACTGATTCCAATTCTCCGGATACCGGATGAGTATAATCCACCTTGTTCCAAGCATCTGTATTCATATTATGAAGATAAATCAAATCTGGCTGAAAGAACACTTCAAATACAAAATCCTCCGTGTCAGTCAGCTTTGTTTTCACATTAACCCACATGACATAAGGATCCTCATGATACACTGCTTTAATCCTGGATTGCTCCTTTTTGTCTGCTTCCAAAGTCTGTTCCAACGAGTAGGACCTCCATGCCATGGAATAGTTTAAAGCATTTTGAATCTTGAGGATTTCTTCCTCATCCTGACTATACATCACTTGAAAGGAAAGAAAAAAAAAGGCCGTCCATATTACAAGAA
This genomic interval from Microaerobacter geothermalis contains the following:
- a CDS encoding dihydrodipicolinate synthase family protein, with amino-acid sequence MKRESILFHGIIPPMITLFDQQGEIDWKANQTLVDWLIGQGIHGILFNGSSGEFPSLTIEERKLFAKEMTAYVNGRIPVIIGTGSTSIKDTIDLSQHAESIGASGVLIVNPYYWQFTDDNLYRYYTTIADHTSISILLYNIPLLTGKSLSSELVTRLAISRDNIVGIKDTIDNIGHIRELILSIHQVRPDFAVFAAFDEHLLPALQIGAVGAINGTANFAPHISVQLYESFKRGAFAEAIQWHQKLIRLMPIYQYSDPFFIGVKEAVHQLVLNYRTGARLPSGEIDQPLIDKINHFLEQNGLK